TGGTGTCACCCGACCAAAGACCGTATATTGGCTCGCCGCTTGGTGCAAATCTTCTTCCGTCAGTAAGGTTCTGGCATCGATTAGATCCTCTGCTCCTTCAATGCCTGCTTTTTGTGCAATAGCAGAGACAGTAGCAGGGTTGTCCCCTGAAATGACCTTAATGGTCACTCCTTGTTCTTTAAAGTAGGCGAAGGTTTCTTTGGCATTTTTTCTCAAAGGATTGGAGAGAATGATCCAGGCTACCAAGTCTACTGGAGCCTCTAAAGTCTCTCCCAGGTATTCTCCCTTATATTTCCCAAAGGCCAAGACCCGATTGCCTGCCTGAGTAGCAGGAGCAATCTCCCCTTCAACCTCAGAGAAGCCCTCTCGTAAAACAAACTCTGGTGCCCCCAATACATAGATCCCAGATTCAAAGGCAATCGCCCCATACTTTTTCTTAGACGTAAAGGGCTGTATTTCAAGGGCCTTACAAGGCTGGCTGACTGGAGTCTTGTGAAATTTTCGGATGGCATCCATGGTATCGTTTTGATCCATATTAGCTCCTACATACTGAGCTAGAGCTTCCAAGTCTTGAGCGTCTTTAACTGGACGAATCTCTGTTACTTCCATACCCGGCTCTGTAATGGTCCCTGTCTTATCGACACAAAGGATATCCACGCGCGATAAGGTCTCAATCCCCTTCATACTATTGAGCAGGACCTTTTCCTTAGCCAATCTGACAGCACCCAGAGCCAGCGCCAAGGTCATCAAGAGATACAAGCCTTCTGGAATCATCCCGATCAAGGCACCGACTGTTGAAGTCACACTGAGCTTGAGGCTATCGCCTAGGCTGATATAGCTGCGAAGAAAAAGGAGCGAGCCTAGCGGAATGATAAGAAGACCAATGATCCCCACGATTCGGTTGACCGCATGGACCATATCGGACTCCTCATGAGACTTGACCTGCTTGGCTTCCAGGCTCAATTGGTTAATGTAGGAGTCATTCCCAACTTTTTCCAATCGCGCCAGTCCTTGACCAGCGATCACAAAACTACCTGACATGAGCGCGTCTTGCGCTCCTTTTTTGACCTCATCGGCTTCACCGGTCAATTGCGATTCATCGACTTTTAGCTCGCCCTCCAGCAAAAACCCATCCGCATAGATCTGGTCTCCAGCTTGAAAGCGAACTAGATCGACCTCCACCAGCTGATCGATAGGTAGAGCAAATTCTTTTCCTTCGCGAAGAACGATCGCCTCACTCATATGTAGAAATTGCATCTGACGCAAGATCCGTCTAGAGCGGACTTCCTGCACAATTCCTACCAGGGAGTTGACCACGACGACCGGGACAAACAAGAGATTGTTCCAAGACTTCACTGCTACCAGCAAGACCGCTAAGACCAGGAAAATCAGATTAAAGTAGGTAAAGACATTGTCTCGAATGATCTGCCCAATACTTTTTTCTGTCTTAATCGTGACCTTATTTTGCTTGCCCTCTTGGATCTTTTTTGCTACTTCTTCCTGACTGAGTCCTTCTAATCTAACCATTGCTTTCCTCACTCATGTATTTCCAAAGGCAATCCTTCTGGATCGAAGAAAAATGCCATCTTCTTGCCATCAAAATCATCATAGCGAAGGCCTGTATTCTCAATACCTAGCTGATCCAATCTAGCTAGATACGTCTCTACAGCGTCCACTTGAAAGGCCAGATGACGCAGTCCCGCATGCTCGGGCAAGGGGAGCTTAGGACGTTCTGGGGCCGACGGTTTGATAAAGAGTTCTAAAGTCAGCTTCCCCTGACGGAGATTGATCAAGATATCTCCGCGTTCGGGACGGTCATACTCACTGACAATCGCAAAGCCCAACTGGTCCACATAAAAGTGCAGCATAGCATCGCGATCCCGTCCAATGATGGCAATATGATGAATCGTGTCTAACTTCATCTGGTCCTACTTTCTATTTTCTATAAAAAGAAAAGGGAGTGGGGCAAGTGCCCTCTTCCCCCTAGACTTATTGTTGCAATACTTTTCGAGGTTTGGTCCCTTCAGCTGGTCCAATCACACCCGCTGCTTCCAACTCTTCCATGAGGCGAGTCGCCCGGTTAAAACCAACCGATAAGCGGCGCTGGATCATTGAAGCACTGGCTTTTTGGGTCTCGATGACGAGCGTTTTGGCCTCTTCAAAGAGAGGATCACCTTCGTCTAAGCCACCCATGCCTCCGTCAAAGTCCGACTCCGATACTTCTCCTGGATCAAAGGCATCATCATAATCAGCTTCTGCCTGCTCTTTGACAAAGTTGACAATCCGCTCCACATCGTCATCTGAGATAAAGGATCCTTGTAGACGGATCGGATGATTTTCATCGATCGGTTTAAAAAGCATGTCTCCACGACCGAGCAATTTTTCTGCCCCATTTTCATCCAAGATGGTCCGTGAGTCGGTCCCAGATGATACCGCAAAAGCGACACGGGAAGGCACATTGGCCTTGATCAAACCTGATATAACGTCAACCGATGGCCGTTGGGTCGCAAGAATCATGTGAATTCCTGCTGCACGTGCCTTTTGTCCAAGGCGAATAATAGCATCTTCCACTTCTTTACTTGCGACCATCATCAAGTCTGCCAACTCATCGACAATGACCACAATCAATGGAAGTGGTACTTGCTTCATCTCAGACTGGGCATTGTACTCAGCTACCTTGGCATTAAAGCCAGCAATATTCCTAGCGCC
Above is a window of Streptococcus sp. LPB0220 DNA encoding:
- a CDS encoding HAD-IC family P-type ATPase, which codes for MVRLEGLSQEEVAKKIQEGKQNKVTIKTEKSIGQIIRDNVFTYFNLIFLVLAVLLVAVKSWNNLLFVPVVVVNSLVGIVQEVRSRRILRQMQFLHMSEAIVLREGKEFALPIDQLVEVDLVRFQAGDQIYADGFLLEGELKVDESQLTGEADEVKKGAQDALMSGSFVIAGQGLARLEKVGNDSYINQLSLEAKQVKSHEESDMVHAVNRIVGIIGLLIIPLGSLLFLRSYISLGDSLKLSVTSTVGALIGMIPEGLYLLMTLALALGAVRLAKEKVLLNSMKGIETLSRVDILCVDKTGTITEPGMEVTEIRPVKDAQDLEALAQYVGANMDQNDTMDAIRKFHKTPVSQPCKALEIQPFTSKKKYGAIAFESGIYVLGAPEFVLREGFSEVEGEIAPATQAGNRVLAFGKYKGEYLGETLEAPVDLVAWIILSNPLRKNAKETFAYFKEQGVTIKVISGDNPATVSAIAQKAGIEGAEDLIDARTLLTEEDLHQAASQYTVFGRVTPEQKKSLVEGLQAKGHKVTMTGDGVNDILALKTADCSIAMESGNDATKKMAQVVLLDSDFGKMPSIVAEGRRVVNNIQRSASLFLIKNIFSILLAISVTLLAFTYPIMPSQMSLISGFTIGIPGFFLALEPNSERIKGRFIETVFKNALPAALTDFILIFSLVLLSSTFGMRSEELSSAAICLMAFVGFTIIYQESQPLNHYKRLVLLGNILAFLVSSSILGRFFNMSPLRIQTLLICAIMAVLALILIQVFKKLVGWFFHRKK
- a CDS encoding VOC family protein — encoded protein: MKLDTIHHIAIIGRDRDAMLHFYVDQLGFAIVSEYDRPERGDILINLRQGKLTLELFIKPSAPERPKLPLPEHAGLRHLAFQVDAVETYLARLDQLGIENTGLRYDDFDGKKMAFFFDPEGLPLEIHE